GACGCTCGCTAACGACGGAAAAGTCTCTCGCTCGGCTGGAGGTAAATGCGTCACTCTGGGCGATGAATACACCGAACAAATTGAGTTTGTTAGCGACCAGAGCGACGAGTGGATGGTCGGAAAAACAGGCGCGTTTACGGTCAAGCTGGACCAGAACAAATTGTATCTCGATGGTGTGATAAAGTCCGACAAGGGGGTCGCCAAGATCACAGAAATCTGGGAGCACGTCAAGTAATCTCCGGTACAGTGCGAACCCGCTGGGGCTGATGTGCTTTTTTCGGTTCCATTCCCAAGCTCGACAGCACCGTCGTGGCGTATCTCTCTTCATAGAGCTGGACCAAGGCAGTTTTTGCTGCAACGGCTCGATTTGCATCGCCGCATTATCCCCGACCGCGGGCGGCCGGAGCAAGGGATCGCGGGGCCAAGGCAGCCGCGATCCCAGCCGTTGGGCCAACGCATCGGCGGGCGGGATTCTCAACGTCCCAGGGTTGACGCGGCCGGACGCGGGCGGCTGGATTCAGAGCGATGCTCGCCATACCAGGACGAATCACCACAGCCTGCCCCATTGAAAACTGCATCTCGACAATGCTTTCCGAAGATCCGCTATCGCGGCATCGCTGACGTCGGTAAGGCCCAGGTCCAGTGTTTGCAACGACATTAACCCTTTCAAGTTTGAAAGTCCCGCGTCGCTGATCTTGGTCATCCGCAAGTCCAGGTTCTGGAGTTTCGTCAACCCTTTGAGGCTTGCCAGTCCAGAGTCGGTGACTCCCGTTTGATACAGATACAGCGATTTGAGTTCGGTCAACCGTTTGAGGTGTTCAAGTCCCGTATCAGTCACCTCGGTCATCCCCAGGCTCAGCTCCTGGAGATGGGTCAACGCTTCCAGATTCACCAGACTTGCCTCTGAGAACTTGGTGTTCGCCAGGTACAGCGTTTTCAGCTCCACCAATTCCTTGAGCTTCGCCATCGCATCGTCGCTGACGGTCGTGCCCGGCGATCCGAACTGTACATTTTCGACCTCACTGAAGAAGTTCTCGCCAAGCAAGCCGCGCAGCCAATCTGGTCCCGGTGGTTTCTCATTCCCGTGCTCCATCTGGTAGTCGTACCATACACTGCCGCCCGATCTCAAAATCGCCTCCGCCGCATCCAACTCCTTGCGCTTGCGCTCGATCTTTTTCCCTAGCCAACCACACGCGACGGCGCAAATCATCGTGAAGATCAGCAGCGTCCGCAGGCTGAATTGGAACCATCGGCGATTGCGTTTCGGCGGCTCGCTTTGCATTGCCGCATTATCCCCGACCGCGGGCAGCCCGGGCAAGGCGACCGTGCGCTACGGGAGCTGAGATCCTCGCCGCCTTTGGCTCGCAGAAATCCGCCGCCTTGGAAAAGTGATAGCCCTGCCCCGGCCCTGCCGACGCTATTGCTCAGCTTGGCAACTTCGTACAATTGCTCCCGTCACTTCTAGAGCGCTGCGCGGAGTTGCTCAAATGCAGGATCTAGCACCGGTTTTTCTTGGCTGCATTGTCGGTTTCCTCTCCTGGTTCATCGTGCGCTGCTTGGCCATGGGTTTCTTCACCGTCGACCAGAACGAACGGGCCGTGAAGACCTGGTTCGGCCGGGCCGAACGCATTGGAACCGCGACCACTCTCGATGACCCCATCGCCGAATCTCTTCAAGCCGAGCAACGTCAACGCTATTGTTATCCGCAGGTTCGCGTCATTCATTCGGGCGGACCGTATTTTAAATGGCCCTGGGAAAAAGTTCACAAGGTCACCATCGCCACGCAAACGATGAACATGGCCTACGATCCTGAAAGCCCCAAAGCCAACGCCCAGGGCACCGTCCTCGAAGCCGTCACCAAGGATCAACTCAACACGGGCCTTAAAGGCCAGATTCGCTATCGGATCTCCGAAAAGAATCTCTACGCCTATCTCTTCGGTGTAAATTACCCGATCGCGCACGTGATGGGGTATTTCGTCTCGATCCTGCGCGAACGCATCGCGACCTTTGAAGCGCCGGCTCCGAAGCAGTTGCCCGGAGCCGCGGCGAAGCCGGACGCCGTAACGGCCGCCATCGGCATCTCCATCAACGACCTCCGCAAAAACCTGAGCGACATTAACGACCACATGTCTCGCGAGTGCGCTTCATCGGAAGCCCGCTATGGAATCACCCTCGACGCCTCGCTCATCACCGGTATTGATCCGCCCCAGGATGTCGAGTCGGCGCTGGCGGCCATTAACACCGCGTATAACCAGGTCTCCTCTGACATCAGCCTCGCCCAGGCATCCGCCGACCAGAAAATCGTCCAATCGAAACGCGCCGTGGAAATCGAAACTCTCAAGGCCGAGGCCGAAGTCGAGCCTCTGATGGCCATGGCGACGCAACTGGCCGAATTGAAGAAAAGCGGGCCGGACGTTCTGAGCGCCTATTTGCGCAATGTACGCCTCAAGCTCTTCAGCGAGTCCCGCCGCGTAATCCAGGAGGCGAACCATGATTGACTTCGCCATCGCGGCCGGCGCGACATTTATCGGCCTGTTTGTTTTAGTCCCGATTGCTCTCGGTCTGGCTCGCCTGTTTGGTTTCTACACGGTCGTCTGGGAACGTCAGTGCAAGGTCTATGTGCTATTCGGCAAGGTGATCGGCCAGTTGGACGAACCCGGATTGCATTTCCTGTGGCCGAAGCTTGGCCTGCGCTCGTTGATCGTCAATTTCTCGGGACGCTGTTACGTCCTGGACATGCGGCTCGACCAGGAATATCTCCGGAGCACGCCGGTCAACTCCGAGGAAGGCGCGCCGATGGGGATCGGAATCTGGTACGAAATGTACATCAGCAATCCGGTCGCCTATCTCTTCAAGAACGCCGACCCCCGCGGCTCGTTGGCCGCCAACGTCGGCAACGCCACCGTCCGCTGTCTAAGCAATATGAAGCTGGCGGAGATGCTCGAGAATCGTCACGCCATGAGCCTGACCGTGCGCACCGAGGTCTCCCCGCAGTCCGAGGAGTGGGGTTACAAGCTCGGCTCCGTTTACATCCGCAAGGTCCATTTTCGCGACGTGGGGATGACCCAGCAGATCGAGGAGAAAGTGGTGAACCGCCTGCGTCAAGTCACCAGCGCCATCAAGCAGGACGGCGCCAACCAGGTGAGCATCATCACCAGCACGGCCGAACGCCAGGCCGCGATCGAATTCGCCAAAGCCGCCGCCATGCGCCCTCAAATTGTGGGCGTAGCACTGCAGAGAATCTCCCAGGACCCCGAAATCTCTAAAACCATGTTCGAGATTCTCGAAACTCAGAACATCATCGAAGGCAAAGCCGAGATCACATTGGTGCCACGCAACCAAAAGCTGCTCGGCGAATTCATGGCCGCCCAGGAAAACACATCCGCCTTCGCCGCAGCGCAAAAAACGCAGTAAATGCAGAGCGGAGTGGGTGAAAGTCGTGCGCAGGCTGGCCGCGTCGTCTCGGGGTTTTGTCGCCGGGCTATTTTACAGTCGTTGAGTTGGCCTGGGCCTCCGACTGCCGCTTAAGAGCACTTAGT
This genomic interval from Pirellulales bacterium contains the following:
- a CDS encoding SPFH domain-containing protein — encoded protein: MQDLAPVFLGCIVGFLSWFIVRCLAMGFFTVDQNERAVKTWFGRAERIGTATTLDDPIAESLQAEQRQRYCYPQVRVIHSGGPYFKWPWEKVHKVTIATQTMNMAYDPESPKANAQGTVLEAVTKDQLNTGLKGQIRYRISEKNLYAYLFGVNYPIAHVMGYFVSILRERIATFEAPAPKQLPGAAAKPDAVTAAIGISINDLRKNLSDINDHMSRECASSEARYGITLDASLITGIDPPQDVESALAAINTAYNQVSSDISLAQASADQKIVQSKRAVEIETLKAEAEVEPLMAMATQLAELKKSGPDVLSAYLRNVRLKLFSESRRVIQEANHD
- a CDS encoding SPFH domain-containing protein; translation: MIDFAIAAGATFIGLFVLVPIALGLARLFGFYTVVWERQCKVYVLFGKVIGQLDEPGLHFLWPKLGLRSLIVNFSGRCYVLDMRLDQEYLRSTPVNSEEGAPMGIGIWYEMYISNPVAYLFKNADPRGSLAANVGNATVRCLSNMKLAEMLENRHAMSLTVRTEVSPQSEEWGYKLGSVYIRKVHFRDVGMTQQIEEKVVNRLRQVTSAIKQDGANQVSIITSTAERQAAIEFAKAAAMRPQIVGVALQRISQDPEISKTMFEILETQNIIEGKAEITLVPRNQKLLGEFMAAQENTSAFAAAQKTQ